A window of Candidatus Margulisiibacteriota bacterium genomic DNA:
AAGGTCAGCATCGCCGCCGTTACCCAGAAAGAGAACCTGGGACACCAGGCGACGATCGTAATTTTACTGCACAACGTCGAAGAAAGGAACTTGCGGTCAGCGCTGAAAGTGATCAGCCGCCTGCCGATGGTCAAAAAGATCGGCAATGTTATCCGCATCCTCTGATCCCCTGATGAACCGGATAGTCAAGAAAGAAAAACTGAACGAGCAGGTCACGCGGCTCACCGTGGAGGCGCCGCCTATTGCCCGCGCCGCCAAGCCGGGACAGTTTGTCGTCATTGTCCCCACGGAAAAAGCTGAACGGATCCCGCTGACCATCGCTGATGCCGATCCCCAAAGCGGGCTGATCACGATCATCTTCCAGATCGTCGGCGCGACGACCAAACTACTAGATTCCCTGACCGAAGGATCAGATATCCCGCACCTGCTCGGCCCGCTCGGTGTCCCGGCCCAGATCGAGAAGTTCGGCACGGTTGTGGTCATCGGCGGCGGGGTGGGGGTAGCCGAGATCTACCCGGCAGTCAAGGCGCTGGCCGCGGCCGGCAACGAGGTCATCACGATAATTGGCGCCCGGAACAAGGATCTATTAATATATGAGAAAGAGTTGTCAGTTGTTAGTAGTCAGTTGTTAGTTACAACAGATGACGGTTCAGCCGGGCGCAAAGGTTTCGTCTCCGACGAGTTAAAGGATATTATCGCCTCTGGGAAAAAGATCGATCTGGTCATTGCGGTCGGTCCCGTGCCGATGATGAAGGTCTGCTGTGACGTGACGAGAGCGCACTGGATCAAAACAAAGGTTTCGCTTAATCCGCTGATGCTTGACGCGACCGG
This region includes:
- a CDS encoding sulfide/dihydroorotate dehydrogenase-like FAD/NAD-binding protein — translated: MNRIVKKEKLNEQVTRLTVEAPPIARAAKPGQFVVIVPTEKAERIPLTIADADPQSGLITIIFQIVGATTKLLDSLTEGSDIPHLLGPLGVPAQIEKFGTVVVIGGGVGVAEIYPAVKALAAAGNEVITIIGARNKDLLIYEKELSVVSSQLLVTTDDGSAGRKGFVSDELKDIIASGKKIDLVIAVGPVPMMKVCCDVTRAHWIKTKVSLNPLMLDATGMCGVCRVTVGGQIKFACVEGPEFDGHQVDFNELVSRLKMYKDVEQKALDHVCRLLSHG